The Drosophila nasuta strain 15112-1781.00 chromosome 2L, ASM2355853v1, whole genome shotgun sequence genome window below encodes:
- the LOC132790770 gene encoding putative RNA polymerase II subunit B1 CTD phosphatase RPAP2 homolog, which yields MTTNKKNAELREQLIAAVIKKRAALARAHQIVVTLLEPQIEEAAFIDMLAEIGPENYADVVEERHINKLCGYPLCAVAVEKVTTKKYQICGIKNKVYDLTERKKFCSGQCFKASEYIKSQIPTSPLWLRDKEQRPNFKLFPIKNDPTPL from the exons atgacGACTAATAAAAAGAATGCAGAATTGAG AGAACAACTAATAGCGGCAGTGATTAAAAAGCGCGCTGCGCTTGCCAGAGCGCATCAGATAGTTGTCACGCTTTTAGAGCCACAAATAGAGGAAGCTGCATTTATTGACATG CTGGCTGAAATTGGACCGGAAAACTATGCAGACGTTGTGGAAGAGCGACACATAAACAAGTTATGTGGTTATCCTCTATGTGCAGTTGCAGTCGAAAA agTAACCACAAAGAAGTACCAAATCTGTGGAATTAAGAATAAAGTGTACGATTTAACGGAGCGTAAAAAGTTCTGCAGTGGTCAATGCTTCAAGGCATCGGAATATATCAAATCACAAATTCCCACATCTCCTTTGTGGCTCCGCGATAAAGAACAGAgaccaaattttaaattatttccaattaaaaatgatCCTACACCACTGTGA
- the LOC132790761 gene encoding FK506-binding protein 59, with product MSEETKKLDLSGDGGVLKEILKEGTGADTPNNGCKVSLHYTGRLVDGTEFDSSVARNEPFEFELGKGHVIKAFDMGVATMKVGERCFLTCASNYAYGAAGSPPSIPPDATLIFELEMLGWKGEDLSPNQDGSIERTILEQSDKKRSPSDGAFVKAHISGSFDGKVFEERDVEFDYGEGSANGIVEGLELALEKMNIGETSKIKIQSKYAFGSKGSETFKIPPNSTIEYTVKLLDCGKGLEEWKLSDDERVAEAKVYKEKGTNYFKKENYELAIKMYTKCKNLLPSLKDNTSDEVKTLKVATHSNIALSHQKSNNHFEAKQECNAVLELDANNVKALYRRGQCNLVINELEEALDDFQKVIELEPTNKAAANHIVICKQKIKQNKDKEKKLYANMFAKLAANDKETDPPRETDVLDQCGEWSEEDAKREADLTLERDNIIMI from the exons CAACGGCTGCAAAGTCTCACTTCATTATACCGGCCGTCTTGTGGACGGCACCGAATTCGATTCTAGCGTGGCTCGCAATGAACCCTTTGAATTTGAGTTGGGCAAAG GTCATGTAATCAAGGCTTTTGATATGGGTGTCGCTACCATGAAAGTGGGCGAGCGTTGTTTTCTAACATGTGCTTCGAATTATGCTTATGGCGCTGCTGGCAGCCCACCAAGTATTCCACCAGATGCCACTCTCATCTTTGAG CTTGAAATGTTGGGGTGGAAAGGCGAGGATTTAAGTCCAAATCAAGATGGCAGCATTGAGCGAACCATTCTGGAACAAAGCGATAAGAAACGCTCGCCCAGCGATGGTGCTTTTGTCAAAG CACACATTTCTGGCAGCTTCGATGGCAAAGTGTTTGAGGAACGCGATGTAGAGTTTGATTATGGCGAAGGTAGCGCCAACGGTATTGTCGAAGGTCTGGAACTGGCTCTGGAAAAAATGAACATAGGCGAAACATCCAA AATCAAAATTCAGTCAAAATATGCATTTGGTAGCAAGGGCAGTGAAACCTTTAAGATACCACCAAACTCGACCATTGAATATACTGTCAAGCTGCTGGATTGTGGTAAAGGTCTGGAAGAGTGGAAACTGAGTGATGACGAGCGCGTTGCCGAGGCTAAAGTGTACAAGGAGAAGGGTACAAACTATTTCAAGAAAGAGAACTATGAACTGGCAATTAAGATGTACACGAAATGCAAGAATCTGTTGCCCAGCCTGAAAGATAATACTAGCGATGAGGTCAAGACTCTGAAGGTGGCCACACACAGCAACATTGCGCTGAGCCATCAGAAATCGAATAATCACTTTGAAGCCAAGCAGGAG TGCAACGCTGTGCTCGAGCTGGATGCGAACAATGTAAAGGCCTTGTATCGTCGGGGACAATGCAACCTGGTTATTAATGAGTTGGAGGAGGCTTTGGATGATTTCCAGAAA GTCATCGAACTGGAGCCAACCAACAAGGCTGCTGCCAATCACATTGTTATTTGCAAGCAAAAGATCAAGCAGAACAAGGACAAGGAAAAGAAGTTGTACGCCAATATGTTTGCCAAGTTGGCTGCCAACGATAAAGAG ACGGATCCTCCGCGCGAGACAGATGTGTTGGATCAGTGTGGCGAATGGTCCGAGGAGGATGCGAAACGTGAAGCTGATTTAACGTTGGAGCGCGACAATATAATcatgatttaa
- the LOC132790778 gene encoding LOW QUALITY PROTEIN: cysteine-rich PDZ-binding protein (The sequence of the model RefSeq protein was modified relative to this genomic sequence to represent the inferred CDS: deleted 2 bases in 2 codons), which yields MVCEKCESKLSKVSAPNPWRTSNAAAGGRKINENKALSSSKQRFNPIGNTLAPCRICRQKVHQMGAHYCQACSYKKAICAMCGKKILNTKNYKQSST from the exons ATGGTTTGTGAAAAGTGCGAGTCC AAGTTGTCGAAGGTATCGGCACCAAATCCATGGCGGACAAGCAATGCCGCTGCCGGCGGACGCAAAATCAACGAGAACAAGGCATTGTCATCTTCCAAACAGCGTTTTAACCCCATAGGCAACACTTTGGCTCCTTGTCG CATTTGCCGGCAGAAGGTGCATCAAATGGGCGCACACTATTGTCAAGCCTGCTCCTACAAAAAAGCAATTTGTGCCATGTGTGGC AAAAAGATATTGAACACGAAGAACTACAAACAAAGCTCCACATAA